In one Brassica oleracea var. oleracea cultivar TO1000 chromosome C9, BOL, whole genome shotgun sequence genomic region, the following are encoded:
- the LOC106318565 gene encoding uncharacterized protein YqeH: protein MLAKAARELSSSKLKPLFALSLSSLKSSTWTETNTSNRSKSPFLLLLPRYSSTNVPPLTRDGNYSDATSATVSVCPGCGVHMQNSNPKHPGFFIRPSIEKQNSGSVLRNLVPISQEPEITNSIKHGLLVEPNSSDISPKDDETGRPLVCARCHSLRHYGRVKDPTVENLLPDFDFDHTVGRRLGSASGARTVVLMVVDASDFDGSFPKRVAKLVSRTIDENNTAWKEGRSGNVPRVVVVVTKIDLLPSSLSPTRFEQWVRQRAREGGLSKITKLHFVSPVKNWGIKDMVEDVAAMAGKRGQVWAVGSQNAGKSTLINAVGKVFGGKVWHLTEAPVPGTTLGIVRVEGVLPFEAKLFDTPGLLNPHQITTRLTREEQKLVQISKELKPRTYRIKEGYTVHIGGLMRLDIDESSVDSMYVTVWASSSVPLHMGKKENAYKTLEEHFGSRLQPPIGEKRVEEMGKWVRKEFRVSGSSWDASSVDIAVSGLGWFAIGLKGNAVLGVWTHEGIDVFLRDSLVPQRARTFEDSGFTVSKIVAKADRDFNINHKEKRRLNKKSTSSDSVSDIENCQEVSL, encoded by the exons ATGCTTGCGAAAGCAGCAAGAGAGCTTTCTTCATCGAAGCTTAAACCTTTATTCGCTCTTTCTCTCTCCTCCTTGAAATCTTCCACATGGACTGAAACAAACACTTCCAATAGATCGAAATCACCATTCCTCCTTCTCCTTCCGCGTTACTCTTCAACTAATGTTCCGCCGCTTACCCGAGATGGGAACTACAGCGATGCCACTTCAGCCACCGTCTCCGTTTGCCCAGGCTGCGGAGTTCATATGCAGAACTCGAATCCCAAACATCCAGGTTTCTTCATCCGACCATCGATCGAGAAACAGAACAGCGGTTCGGTTCTTCGTAACCTCGTACCAATCTCACAGGAGCCCGAGATCACCAATTCAATCAAACATGGGCTTCTCGTTGAACCAAACAGTTCCGACATAAGCCCTAAAGACGATGAAACAGGAAGACCCTTGGTCTGCGCGAGGTGTCATTCACTCAGACACTACGGGAGAGTTAAAGATCCAACGGTGGAGAATCTACTTCCGGATTTCGATTTCGATCATACGGTGGGAAGACGATTAGGTTCCGCTTCCGGTGCTCGAACCGTCGTTCTGATGGTCGTCGACGCTTCAGATTTCGACGGGTCATTCCCAAAGAGAGTCGCGAAGCTCGTGTCGAGAACCATCGATGAGAACAACACAGCGTGGAAAGAAGGGAGGTCAGGTAACGTCCCTAGAGTCGTCGTCGTGGTGACTAAGATCGATTTACTACCGAGCTCCTTGTCTCCGACGAGGTTTGAGCAATGGGTGAGACAAAGAGCTCGCGAGGGAGGGTTAAGCAAGATCACGAAGCTGCATTTCGTTAGCCCTGTGAAGAACTGGGGGATCAAGGATATGGTGGAAGACGTGGCGGCCATGGCTGGGAAGAGAGGACAGGTCTGGGCTGTTGGGTCCCAGAACGCCGGGAAGAGCACTCTGATCAACGCCGTTGGGAAGGTGTTTGGCGGGAAAGTTTGGCACTTGACGGAGGCTCCGGTGCCAGGAACGACTTTGGGGATCGTCAGGGTGGAAGGTGTTTTGCCTTTTGAGGCGAAGCTCTTTGATACTCCAGGGTTGCTGAATCCGCATCAGATCACGACTAGGCTCACGAGAGAGGAGCAGAAACTTGTTCAGATCAGCAAGGAGCTTAAGCCTAGGACTTACAGGATCAAG GAAGGTTATACGGTTCATATCGGTGGGCTAATGAGACTTGACATTGATGAGTCTTCCGTAGATTCTATGTATGTAACAGTATGGGCGTCTTCTTCTGTTCCCCTTCACATGGGGAAGAAGGAGAATGCATACAAAACACTTGAGGAACACTTCGGTTCTCGATTGCAG CCGCCGATTGGGGAGAAGAGGGTTGAAGAGATGGGGAAATGGGTGAGGAAGGAGTTCCGAGTGAGTGGGAGCAGTTGGGACGCAAGTTCAGTGGATATTGCTGTTTCGGGTCTCGGTTGGTTTGCTATAGGGCTCAAAGGAAACGCGGTATTAGGTGTGTGGACTCACGAAGGGATTGATGTCTTTCTCCGTGACTCATTGGTTCCACAACGAGCGCGCACTTTCGAAGACTCTGGTTTCACTGTCTCGAAGATCGTTGCCAAAGCTGATAGAGATTTTAATATAAATCACAAGGAGAAACGGAGACTCAACAAGAAGTCCACTTCTTCAGATTCTGTGTCGGACATAGAAAATTGCCAAGAGGTGTCCTTGTAG
- the LOC106314698 gene encoding uncharacterized protein LOC106314698 — protein sequence MGENLRRAIQDLNPRIDDALVALSAAVCSEVRRVNQFSMMGRPSMQTKKNIRALMNSLPKMWGLAGLISGRIVHRRKFQFVFPKEEMLSSIRGIPLKYLNEPVIRNIGDRMGEVMSVYFNPDVNAAVEFVRVRLNWNVEKFP from the exons ATGGGGGAAAATCTGAGAAGGGCTATTCAAGATTTGAATCCTAGAATTGATGATGCTCTGGTGGCTTTATCTGCAGCGGTTTGTTCTGAGGTTCGGAGGGTGAACCAGTTCTCGATGATGGGTAGACCTTCTATGCAAACGAAGAAAAACATACGAGCGCTCATGAATTCCTTGCCGAAAATGTGGGGTCTTGCTGGCCTTATCTCAGGGCGTATTGTTCATAGGAGGAAGTTTCAATTTGTGTTCCCCAAGGAGGAGATGCTTTCATCG ATTAGGGGAATTCCATTGAAGTATCTCAACGAACCGGTCATTCGTAACATTGGTGATAGGATGGGAGAGGTCATGTCAGTGTATTTTAATCCAGACGTGAATGCGGCGGTTGAGTTTGTGCGTGTGCGTCTCAACTGGAATGTTGAAAAATTCCCTTAA
- the LOC106318566 gene encoding DAR GTPase 2, mitochondrial, translating into MTTAKSWKIGREIGDAVVKASSNPNRRWYGPHMAASVRAISERIPLVDFVLEIRDARTPLSSEYELLRKFSPFSSTRIVVLNKMELADPLELKKWMAYFQGRNYLSYAVNSHNKECVKNFLNFLQSQVRELHKSGHSGHTTTMMLLGVPNVGKSALANSLHQIGRISAAEKGKLKHTTVSSQPGDTKDIMSLKIGSHPNVYVLDTPGVFPPKLLDAEICSKLALAGAIPDDIIGETELARFCLTLLNSSHEYKKWAKLCKSQDVTGSLSNESSTSSAQRKRQYPTDHTQDFIVYDVRRVLYETISVFNGNLEDDISMGELVETQFAALRTVLRVTEEASEFADLRVASKILNLYRTGRLGHYTLEHASC; encoded by the exons ATGACAACGGCTAAAAGCTGGAAGATTGGGAGGGAAATCGGAGACGCCGTAGTGAAGGCGTCTAGTAACCCTAACCGGAGATGGTACGGGCCTCACATGGCCGCGTCGGTTCGTGCAATCTCTGAACGTATACCGCTTGTCGATTTCGTACTCGAGATCAGAGACGCTCGT ACACCCTTGTCTTCTGAGTATGAGTTGTTGAGAAAGTTTTCACCTTTTTCTTCAACACGGATCGTTGTGCTGAACAAGATGGAGCTTGCGGATCCTTTGGAGTTGAAGAAGTGGATGGCTTACTTTCAAGGGAGAAACTATCTCTCGTATGCAGTTAACTCACATAACAAAGAGTGTGTCAAGAAT TTTCTCAACTTCTTGCAGAGTCAAGTTAGGGAATTGCACAAATCAGGCCATTCTGGTCATACTACAACTATGATGCTTCTTGGGGTTCCTAACGTAGGAAAATCCGCTCTCGCCAATTCTCTTCATCAGATTGGGAGGATTAGTGCTGCAG AGAAAGGGAAGCTAAAGCATACAACAGTTAGTTCACAGCCTGGAGATACTAAAGACATTATGAGCTTGAAG ATCGGTAGCCATCCTAACGTCTATGTTCTAGACACGCCTGGAGTTTTTCCTCCTAAGCTGCTTGATGCTGAGATATGCTCGAAGTTGGCATTAGCAG GAGCTATTCCGGATGATATAATTGGGGAGACAGAACTAGCACGGTTTTGTCTGACCCTACTAAACTCGAGCCATGAATACAAGAAATGGGCAAAACTGTGCAAATCCCAGGATGTTACAGGAAGTTTATCCAATGAAAGCTCCACTTCTAGTGCCCAACGTAAGAGGCAGTACCCAACAGATCATACACAG GATTTTATAGTTTACGATGTACGGAGGGTTCTGTACGAGACAATTTCAGTATTTAACGGAAACTTAGAAGATGATATCAGCATGGGAGAACTTGTAGAGACGCAATTTGCTGCGTTAAGAACAGTGCTTAGGGTTACAGAAGAGGCAAGTGAGTTTGCTGATCTCAGAGTTGCTTCTAAGATATTGAATCTTTATAGAACTGGTAGACTTGGGCATTACACCCTGGAGCATGCTTCTTGTTGA